Proteins encoded together in one bacterium window:
- a CDS encoding dipeptidase: MSRLLFLFLIASLAGCATTGTRDPAVALHFDAIVVDGHSDTTPRFADPRWSFTERHDDGDGDMDLPRIREGGLDVQFWSVYTGKLGAPGDGLRIALERIDAVHEMARRNPDDVVVAHSVAELRAAVAEGKFVSLMGIEGGHIIEESLPALRLFHRLGVRYLTLTHSFNTTWADSSGTTTIPEPTHGGLTDFGRDVVREMNRLGMLVDVSHVSDATFFDAIETSRAPVIASHSSVRAVADHTRNMSDEMLRALAENGGVVMINFYPAYIDEETAQATSAWFRTHGPTLMERREALADDPERLAAERTAFFEANPVPVCDLDVLLDHFDRAIEVAGPDHVGLGADWDGVISMPAGMEDVTKLPDLTAGLLARGHPPETVRKVLGENVLRALEAAERVAAEMATEARTQE; encoded by the coding sequence ATGTCTCGTCTGCTCTTCCTCTTCCTGATCGCGAGCCTCGCCGGCTGCGCCACGACCGGGACGCGTGACCCGGCGGTCGCGCTCCACTTCGACGCGATCGTGGTCGACGGCCACTCCGATACGACGCCGCGCTTCGCCGACCCGAGATGGAGCTTCACCGAGCGCCACGACGACGGCGATGGCGACATGGACCTGCCGCGGATCCGCGAGGGCGGCCTCGACGTGCAGTTCTGGTCCGTCTACACGGGGAAGCTCGGTGCCCCGGGCGACGGCCTGCGGATCGCTCTCGAGCGGATCGACGCGGTCCACGAGATGGCGCGTCGCAATCCCGACGACGTCGTCGTCGCCCACTCCGTCGCGGAGCTACGCGCGGCGGTCGCCGAAGGCAAGTTCGTCAGCCTGATGGGGATCGAGGGCGGGCACATCATCGAGGAGAGCCTCCCCGCCCTGCGCCTCTTCCACCGCCTCGGCGTCCGCTACCTGACGCTCACCCACTCCTTCAACACGACCTGGGCCGACTCTTCCGGCACGACGACGATCCCGGAACCGACCCACGGCGGCCTGACCGACTTCGGTCGCGACGTGGTCCGCGAGATGAACCGCCTCGGCATGCTCGTCGACGTCTCCCACGTGTCGGACGCGACCTTCTTCGACGCCATCGAGACGAGCCGCGCCCCGGTGATCGCCTCCCATTCCTCCGTCCGTGCCGTCGCGGACCACACGCGCAACATGAGCGACGAGATGCTCCGCGCCCTCGCCGAGAACGGCGGAGTCGTCATGATCAACTTCTACCCCGCCTACATCGACGAGGAGACGGCGCAGGCCACGAGCGCCTGGTTCCGGACGCACGGCCCGACCCTGATGGAGCGTCGCGAGGCGCTCGCCGACGACCCCGAACGGCTCGCCGCGGAACGCACCGCCTTCTTCGAAGCGAACCCCGTCCCGGTCTGCGACCTCGACGTCCTGCTCGATCACTTCGACCGCGCGATCGAGGTCGCCGGACCGGACCACGTGGGGCTCGGCGCGGACTGGGACGGCGTGATCTCGATGCCGGCGGGCATGGAGGACGTCACGAAGCTGCCGGACCTGACCGCGGGGCTCCTCGCGCGGGGGCACCCGCCGGAGACGGTCCGCAAGGTCCTCGGGGAGAACGTCCTCCGGGCGCTCGAAGCGGCGGAGCGGGTGGCGGCGGAGATGGCGACCGAAGCGAGGACACAGGAGTGA
- a CDS encoding TauD/TfdA family dioxygenase has translation MSAAPTVPYARPMPVFEHFRAEPMTASIGAEIDGLDLNAPLDEAVQEELRAALYHFHVIAFRDQFLDDEAHLALARVFGEPEVHPIKAALGNPEVLADIVDTEDSVPDRDGWHTDVTYQPRPPAAAVLRCEATPEAGGDTLWANMQLAYQKLSEPMKALLEGLTGHHATDGGFVDYIRRHLPEELANKVMDLVGDGAHHPLVRTHPVTGAKSLFVDQSYLTRIDGLPDEEGRFLLEFLASRVDDVSIQCRFHWTKGAIVVWDERSTQHSGSADHRGLARVLRRCTIEGEPPA, from the coding sequence ATGTCCGCCGCCCCGACCGTTCCCTACGCGCGCCCGATGCCCGTCTTCGAGCATTTCCGCGCGGAGCCGATGACCGCGTCGATCGGCGCCGAGATCGACGGGCTCGACCTGAACGCGCCCCTCGACGAAGCCGTCCAGGAGGAGCTTCGCGCCGCGCTCTACCACTTCCACGTGATCGCCTTCCGGGACCAGTTCCTCGACGACGAGGCCCATCTCGCGCTCGCGCGGGTCTTCGGCGAGCCCGAGGTCCATCCGATCAAGGCGGCGCTCGGCAACCCGGAGGTCCTCGCCGACATCGTCGACACCGAAGACAGCGTGCCCGACCGCGACGGCTGGCACACCGACGTCACCTACCAGCCGCGCCCGCCGGCGGCGGCAGTCCTGCGCTGCGAAGCGACGCCCGAGGCCGGAGGCGACACGCTCTGGGCGAACATGCAGCTCGCCTATCAGAAGCTGTCGGAGCCCATGAAGGCCCTGCTCGAAGGGCTGACCGGACATCACGCGACCGACGGCGGCTTCGTCGACTACATCCGACGCCACCTGCCGGAAGAGCTCGCGAACAAGGTCATGGACCTCGTGGGCGACGGCGCCCATCATCCGCTCGTCCGGACCCACCCCGTGACCGGTGCGAAGAGCCTCTTCGTCGACCAGTCGTATCTCACGAGGATCGACGGCCTGCCCGACGAAGAAGGCCGCTTCCTCCTCGAATTCCTGGCGAGCCGGGTCGACGACGTGAGCATCCAGTGTCGCTTCCACTGGACGAAGGGCGCGATCGTCGTGTGGGACGAGCGCTCGACGCAGCACTCGGGGAGCGCGGACCACCGCGGCCTCGCGCGGGTCCTGCGGCGATGCACGATCGAAGGCGAACCCCCCGCGTGA
- a CDS encoding TonB-dependent receptor: protein MAASAEDGAGANEADFARAEEMVVSGTPAPRPAATIPNATTILEGEDLEASLSLSLDDALRYVPGLQVTRQGGRGGRSELSLRGLDPNHVVVLVDGVRLNDPTNSRGGSFDPTTLALLDIERVEIVRGPLSTVYGSDALAGAINVITKQGRGGDPPEASVRVRGGRFESGSAVAQARTGLGRRTGLSLGAAIETFDDPESNGGFDGASLKAKLTSDVPAIGELEVFTRIHQSSARGFPDSSGGGELAILPGMEDRNAREILVGATLVRPVFDFATIHYRVGHATRREESTSPGVQSAVFPPFIFIGASRLSDEYERTDLATTLDLDLWEKADGEGGLAYETRLVTGVEVIWEDGESEGTVVRPPGPPPNDETFHDHRRTVGVFGTLEQSILRYLTLSGSLRYDTIQGENDRLSPSVGVTIGDVDSPVILYGNWGEGFKLPSFYALGNPLVGSPTLRKERSRGWEIGIRGRNEDGTLRGQLSYFDLRVRDLIDFDGATLVNRSRLISRGIEAEVSWDANDWLSLRAGGTWNYTDFEGSPDAPRSRPRLRGFAEIIGRPIDELTLTLRVLGVSSIKSESFVTGFAQTTLNGYERLDARVAWTPCDALELFVEVENLTNTTPREAIGFESPGIFPRAGLVLRH from the coding sequence ATGGCGGCGTCCGCCGAGGACGGCGCCGGCGCGAACGAGGCGGACTTCGCGCGCGCGGAGGAGATGGTCGTGTCGGGCACGCCCGCGCCGCGCCCGGCCGCGACGATCCCGAACGCGACGACGATCCTCGAGGGCGAGGACCTCGAAGCGAGCCTCTCACTCTCCCTCGACGATGCGCTGCGCTACGTCCCGGGTCTCCAGGTCACACGCCAGGGCGGGCGCGGCGGTCGAAGCGAGCTGTCGCTGCGCGGTCTCGATCCGAACCACGTCGTCGTCCTCGTCGACGGCGTCCGCCTGAACGACCCGACCAACTCCCGCGGCGGCTCCTTCGACCCCACCACCCTCGCCCTCCTCGACATCGAGCGCGTCGAGATCGTGCGCGGCCCGCTCTCCACGGTCTACGGCTCCGACGCGCTGGCCGGGGCGATCAACGTCATCACGAAGCAGGGCCGCGGCGGCGATCCGCCGGAGGCGAGCGTCCGCGTCCGGGGCGGGCGTTTCGAGTCCGGGAGCGCGGTCGCGCAGGCGCGCACCGGCCTCGGTCGGCGAACGGGCCTCTCCCTCGGCGCGGCGATCGAGACCTTCGACGACCCCGAGTCGAACGGCGGCTTCGACGGGGCGTCGCTCAAGGCGAAGCTCACGAGCGACGTCCCCGCGATCGGCGAGCTCGAAGTCTTCACCCGGATCCATCAGAGCAGCGCGCGCGGCTTCCCCGACTCGAGCGGCGGCGGAGAGCTCGCGATCCTGCCGGGCATGGAGGATCGCAATGCGCGCGAGATCCTCGTCGGCGCGACCCTCGTCCGTCCGGTCTTCGACTTCGCGACGATCCACTATCGCGTGGGTCACGCGACGCGACGGGAGGAGAGCACGTCTCCCGGAGTCCAGAGCGCGGTCTTCCCTCCCTTCATCTTCATCGGCGCCTCCCGACTCTCGGACGAATACGAGCGGACCGACCTCGCCACGACCCTCGACCTGGACCTCTGGGAGAAGGCCGACGGAGAGGGTGGCCTCGCCTACGAGACCCGCCTCGTGACCGGCGTCGAAGTGATCTGGGAAGACGGAGAGAGCGAAGGAACCGTCGTCCGCCCGCCGGGCCCGCCTCCCAACGACGAGACCTTCCACGATCACCGCCGAACCGTCGGCGTTTTCGGCACCCTCGAGCAATCGATCCTCCGCTACCTGACCCTGAGTGGAAGCCTCCGCTACGACACGATCCAGGGGGAGAACGATCGGCTCTCGCCGTCCGTCGGAGTGACGATCGGCGATGTGGATTCCCCCGTGATCCTCTACGGCAACTGGGGCGAGGGCTTCAAGCTTCCGTCGTTCTACGCCCTCGGCAATCCGCTCGTCGGCTCGCCGACGCTCCGCAAGGAGCGGAGTCGCGGGTGGGAGATCGGGATCCGCGGGCGCAACGAGGACGGGACCCTGCGCGGCCAGCTCTCGTACTTCGATCTCCGGGTGCGCGACCTGATCGACTTCGACGGTGCCACGCTCGTGAACCGCTCGCGGCTGATCTCGCGGGGAATCGAGGCCGAGGTCTCGTGGGACGCGAACGACTGGCTCTCCCTCCGCGCCGGCGGGACCTGGAACTACACCGACTTCGAAGGCAGCCCGGACGCACCGCGCAGCCGTCCGCGTCTGCGCGGCTTCGCCGAGATCATCGGGCGGCCGATCGACGAGCTGACCCTCACCCTGCGCGTGCTCGGCGTTTCGTCGATCAAGTCGGAGAGCTTCGTGACCGGCTTCGCCCAGACGACCCTCAACGGCTACGAGCGCCTCGACGCCCGCGTCGCGTGGACGCCGTGCGACGCGCTCGAGCTCTTCGTCGAGGTCGAGAACCTGACGAACACCACGCCGCGCGAGGCGATCGGCTTCGAGTCCCCGGGCATCTTCCCGCGCGCCGGCCTCGTGCTGCGCCACTGA
- a CDS encoding amidohydrolase produces the protein MSDRMLLISSDCHAGLPPERYREYLDPEFREAFDHALPIQIANTREAEKMFLVQEINEEWRRGWEYELTGAWDHDARTKVLDGDGIAGEVIFPDGITEMNAPPFGAGLGLPAGGVDPTLQWAGARAHNRWLAELCQMAPERRCGVALVLALYDVDEAVAEVRWAKENGLRSIMIPVMWGQHPPYHHPRYEPLWRVCAELDMPIHFHSGPAESEQYFGTWPPDPEVGTLTGGMGIYVSEVAFFVSRPLTFLIWGGVFERHPTLKVAVTEGTAVWVPELLQLLDHRFAEHAGNAKLGDYRSHMSMKPSEYFARNVRVGSNIHRREIELRQEIGLGTMMWGSDYPHPEGSWPETASRLQESFEGVPRDELAAILGGNAADFYGFDREKLAPVVAEIGPTYDAFA, from the coding sequence ATGTCCGACCGCATGCTTCTCATCTCGTCCGACTGTCACGCCGGGCTGCCGCCCGAGCGCTATCGCGAATATCTCGATCCGGAGTTCCGCGAGGCCTTCGACCACGCGCTTCCGATCCAGATCGCGAATACCCGCGAAGCCGAGAAGATGTTCCTCGTCCAGGAGATCAACGAGGAGTGGCGGCGGGGATGGGAGTACGAGCTGACCGGCGCCTGGGACCACGACGCCCGGACGAAGGTGCTCGACGGCGACGGGATCGCCGGCGAAGTGATCTTCCCGGACGGGATCACCGAGATGAACGCGCCGCCCTTCGGCGCAGGGCTCGGGCTTCCCGCCGGCGGCGTCGACCCGACGCTCCAGTGGGCCGGGGCGCGCGCCCACAACCGCTGGCTCGCCGAGCTCTGCCAGATGGCGCCGGAGCGGCGATGCGGCGTCGCCCTCGTGCTCGCGCTCTACGACGTGGACGAGGCGGTGGCCGAGGTGCGTTGGGCAAAGGAGAACGGGCTGCGCTCGATCATGATCCCGGTCATGTGGGGGCAGCATCCGCCCTACCACCATCCGCGCTACGAGCCGCTCTGGCGGGTCTGCGCCGAGCTCGACATGCCGATCCACTTCCACTCGGGGCCGGCGGAGAGCGAGCAGTACTTCGGGACCTGGCCGCCGGATCCCGAGGTCGGGACGCTGACCGGCGGGATGGGGATCTACGTCTCCGAGGTCGCCTTCTTCGTGAGCCGGCCGCTCACGTTCCTGATCTGGGGCGGCGTCTTCGAGCGGCACCCGACCCTCAAGGTCGCGGTCACGGAAGGTACCGCGGTCTGGGTCCCCGAGCTCCTCCAGCTCCTCGACCATCGCTTCGCCGAGCACGCCGGCAACGCGAAGCTCGGCGACTACCGGAGCCACATGTCGATGAAGCCGTCCGAGTACTTCGCGCGCAACGTGCGCGTCGGCTCGAACATCCATCGGCGCGAGATCGAGCTGCGCCAGGAGATCGGGCTCGGGACGATGATGTGGGGCAGCGACTATCCCCATCCCGAGGGCAGCTGGCCGGAGACGGCGTCGCGGCTCCAGGAGAGCTTCGAGGGCGTGCCGAGGGACGAGCTCGCCGCAATCCTCGGCGGGAACGCGGCGGACTTCTACGGCTTCGACCGGGAGAAGCTCGCTCCCGTCGTCGCCGAGATCGGACCGACCTACGACGCTTTCGCCTGA
- a CDS encoding VOC family protein, which produces MSDRIDRIFDAYERGQLSRRDVLAAIAGFVGGGALACAGEAPAQTEAPSEPTVEIPPPVLRARGAGRAHLNHVNLRVADVDRSFAFYQRFFGLGLVETPTYNALDCGGGTFLSLQTKADIDLESFRTVPEAREWARTPNEPPGILEHFCLEVDDFDLETTKDELLAEGHEAVVVHDNLLTADPDGILVQIVDSGTVFYHEGAEE; this is translated from the coding sequence ATGAGTGACCGGATCGACCGCATCTTCGACGCCTACGAACGGGGCCAGCTCTCCCGCCGCGACGTCCTCGCCGCCATCGCGGGCTTCGTCGGAGGCGGCGCCCTCGCCTGCGCCGGGGAAGCGCCAGCCCAGACCGAGGCGCCTTCCGAACCGACCGTCGAGATCCCCCCGCCGGTCCTGCGAGCGCGCGGCGCGGGTCGCGCGCATCTCAACCACGTGAACCTTCGCGTCGCCGACGTCGACCGGAGCTTCGCCTTCTACCAGCGCTTCTTCGGCCTGGGCCTCGTCGAGACCCCGACCTACAACGCCCTCGACTGTGGCGGCGGAACCTTCCTGAGTCTCCAGACCAAGGCCGACATCGACCTCGAATCCTTCCGCACCGTCCCGGAGGCTCGGGAGTGGGCGCGCACTCCGAACGAGCCCCCCGGCATCCTCGAACACTTCTGCCTCGAGGTCGACGACTTCGACCTGGAGACGACGAAGGACGAGCTGCTCGCCGAGGGCCACGAAGCGGTCGTCGTCCACGACAACCTGCTGACGGCGGATCCGGACGGAATCCTCGTGCAGATCGTCGACTCGGGGACGGTCTTCTACCACGAAGGAGCGGAGGAGTAG
- a CDS encoding sugar phosphate isomerase/epimerase, giving the protein MNELSFNTMNRSPFMIGDDDPDLPGQIEAAGKAGFAGFGPDEASIARYVAQGGSVEELADRIERAGMRTFELPTLMVSGDLAATSASIERLVGYAAVLRPDFVQVNVEGEVDANVIEGLRHAGRAFGPIGARLAIEYLPWLPAIKDMKSTRALLDEAGVEGAGVLVDTWHFTVSDDTWEELEAIPLDEIAYVQFDDHPEFESDDLVQETIMRRVMPGEGRFELERFCAVLEAKGYTAPVSCEVLSLETRAMDLDAFARRVFETTAPYWR; this is encoded by the coding sequence ATGAACGAACTCAGCTTCAACACGATGAATCGCTCGCCTTTCATGATCGGCGACGACGACCCCGACCTCCCCGGGCAGATCGAGGCGGCGGGCAAGGCGGGCTTCGCGGGCTTCGGGCCCGACGAGGCCTCGATCGCGAGATACGTCGCGCAGGGCGGGAGCGTCGAAGAGCTCGCCGACCGGATCGAGCGGGCCGGCATGCGGACCTTCGAGCTGCCGACGCTGATGGTGAGCGGAGACCTGGCGGCGACGAGCGCGTCGATCGAACGGCTGGTGGGCTACGCCGCCGTGCTGCGACCCGACTTCGTCCAGGTGAACGTCGAGGGGGAGGTCGACGCGAACGTGATCGAAGGCCTGCGCCACGCAGGGAGAGCGTTCGGCCCGATCGGGGCGCGCCTGGCCATCGAGTACCTGCCCTGGCTGCCCGCGATCAAGGACATGAAGTCGACCCGCGCGCTGCTCGACGAGGCGGGTGTCGAGGGCGCCGGCGTGCTCGTCGACACGTGGCACTTCACGGTCAGCGACGACACCTGGGAGGAGCTCGAAGCGATTCCCCTCGACGAGATCGCCTACGTGCAGTTCGACGACCATCCGGAGTTCGAGAGCGACGACCTCGTGCAGGAGACGATCATGCGCCGGGTGATGCCCGGCGAGGGCCGATTCGAGCTCGAACGCTTCTGCGCCGTTCTCGAGGCGAAGGGATATACCGCCCCGGTCAGCTGCGAGGTCCTCTCGCTCGAGACGCGAGCGATGGACCTCGACGCCTTCGCGCGCCGCGTCTTCGAGACGACGGCGCCCTACTGGCGATAG
- a CDS encoding MOSC domain-containing protein, whose translation MSDAAEPRVIAIHVAKASRLPMRAVEAVEVEAGRGLVGDRYHGTRHRHVTIQATGELAEAARRHGGPIDPGATRRNVTVEADAVPRKPGTRFRVGGIDVEVVRDAAPCKLLEDALGRDARLALSRRAGVVCRVVSSGTLRIGDPVEFAPGD comes from the coding sequence GTGAGCGACGCTGCCGAGCCGCGCGTCATCGCGATCCACGTCGCGAAGGCCAGCCGGCTCCCGATGCGCGCGGTCGAAGCGGTCGAGGTCGAAGCGGGACGTGGACTCGTCGGCGACCGCTACCACGGAACGCGCCACCGCCACGTGACGATCCAGGCGACCGGGGAGCTCGCAGAGGCCGCGCGACGACACGGCGGGCCGATCGACCCCGGCGCGACGCGCCGCAACGTCACCGTCGAGGCCGACGCCGTGCCGCGCAAGCCCGGAACGCGGTTCCGGGTGGGCGGGATCGACGTCGAGGTCGTCCGTGACGCGGCACCCTGCAAGCTGCTCGAGGACGCGCTCGGGCGCGATGCGCGGCTGGCCCTGTCGCGGCGCGCGGGCGTGGTCTGCCGGGTCGTGTCGAGCGGCACGCTCCGGATCGGCGATCCCGTCGAGTTCGCGCCGGGGGACTGA
- a CDS encoding class I SAM-dependent methyltransferase encodes MLLFDDPAAALAWTHERQRLHPTLSDVRRHVADRLGYLVGRRARLLDLGGGAALLGEVVLARLADAAYVWIDEAETLRDLAEARLAHRPDCFFRTASLLEGLATVEEGAAFDAAWAIDVFAARGPKDAPTDVHRAVFARMAPGGRYFVCEPFAGGAGPDDETRLETVDAQERALAAAGFEVGASLTLVGALAIHEMVRPG; translated from the coding sequence ATGCTTCTCTTCGACGATCCCGCGGCGGCGCTCGCCTGGACCCACGAGCGACAGCGCCTCCACCCGACCCTTTCCGACGTGCGCCGCCACGTGGCGGATCGGCTCGGCTACCTGGTCGGTCGCCGCGCGCGGCTGCTCGATCTGGGCGGCGGCGCCGCGCTCCTCGGTGAGGTCGTGTTGGCGCGACTCGCGGACGCGGCGTACGTCTGGATCGACGAGGCAGAGACCCTGCGCGACCTCGCCGAGGCGCGACTGGCCCATCGACCCGACTGCTTCTTCCGGACGGCGTCGCTCCTCGAAGGGCTGGCCACGGTCGAGGAGGGGGCGGCCTTCGATGCGGCCTGGGCGATCGACGTCTTCGCCGCCCGCGGGCCGAAGGACGCTCCGACCGACGTCCATCGCGCGGTCTTCGCCCGGATGGCGCCGGGCGGCCGCTACTTCGTGTGCGAGCCCTTCGCGGGCGGAGCGGGGCCGGACGACGAGACGCGGCTCGAGACCGTCGACGCCCAGGAGCGGGCACTCGCCGCCGCTGGCTTCGAGGTCGGCGCCTCGCTCACGCTGGTCGGCGCCCTCGCGATCCACGAGATGGTTCGACCCGGCTGA
- a CDS encoding cupin domain-containing protein: MSEDAPLHGDLGERVAVDTNRLDWTASPSGQVERKRLHRVGPQESGQVTSLVRYLPGASFPEHDHPDGEEIFVLEGVFSDQLGHGTRGMHLLNPEGHRHAPFSEEGCLILVKLRQYDGDGRPYQRIDTLEMPWSATAHPGIEEKRLFDEPGFPDRTSLERWQPGTDTRARVFEGGAEVFVIRGSLEDADRVHGEGSWIRVPPGESLALTAREETELYLKADGVAALRSA, translated from the coding sequence ATGTCCGAAGACGCTCCGCTCCATGGCGACCTCGGGGAGCGCGTCGCCGTCGACACGAATCGCCTCGACTGGACGGCGAGCCCCTCCGGTCAGGTCGAACGCAAGCGACTCCACCGCGTCGGCCCTCAGGAGTCGGGACAGGTCACGAGCCTGGTCCGATACCTGCCCGGCGCGTCTTTTCCCGAGCACGACCATCCCGATGGCGAGGAGATCTTCGTCCTCGAGGGCGTGTTCTCCGACCAGCTGGGCCACGGCACGCGCGGCATGCACCTGCTCAACCCGGAGGGCCATCGACACGCGCCCTTCTCCGAGGAGGGCTGCTTGATTCTCGTGAAGCTCCGGCAATACGACGGCGACGGCCGTCCGTACCAGCGGATCGACACACTGGAAATGCCGTGGAGCGCGACCGCCCACCCCGGGATCGAAGAGAAGCGCCTCTTCGACGAGCCGGGCTTCCCGGATCGCACCTCGCTCGAGCGCTGGCAGCCGGGGACCGATACCCGCGCCCGCGTCTTCGAAGGCGGGGCCGAGGTCTTCGTGATCCGCGGTTCGCTCGAGGACGCGGACCGCGTCCACGGCGAAGGCAGCTGGATCCGCGTGCCGCCGGGCGAATCCCTCGCGCTGACCGCGCGCGAGGAGACCGAGCTCTATCTCAAGGCCGACGGCGTGGCGGCACTGCGTTCGGCCTGA
- a CDS encoding cytochrome P450, with the protein MEYDPTDWTTQIDPYPTYAWLRDEVPVYQNEKMGFWALSRFDDVWDAHLDYATFSSAWGQTLEKTMTPLPLMISMDPPKHTRVRQLVSKVFTPRRVGELEPTVRRITAERLAGLEPGDQIDLFDQLASVMPMDVISTMLGIPESDREQVRNDTNTSMHREAGMLEVPPVAREASGRVAEYFVGFIKERQARPQDDLISALIGSELRDVETGEMTKLSFEELLGFCILLGNAGHETTARLICNSAVTLFRHPDQRAEFAANPAIRENAVEEMLRYDPPSQVQGRWTTKPWTRHGITIPEDVRVLLLTGAAHRDERRFENPNGFDIHREIDRTVHFGQGHHFCLGKSLARQECRVAFEELLARFPDYEVDEPNLTWSHNNNVRGYAKVPIRL; encoded by the coding sequence ATGGAATACGATCCGACCGATTGGACCACGCAGATCGACCCCTACCCCACCTACGCGTGGCTGCGCGACGAGGTACCGGTCTACCAGAACGAGAAGATGGGGTTCTGGGCCCTCTCGCGCTTCGACGACGTCTGGGATGCCCACCTCGACTACGCAACGTTCAGCTCGGCCTGGGGACAGACCCTCGAGAAGACCATGACGCCGCTGCCGCTCATGATCTCGATGGACCCACCGAAGCACACCCGCGTCCGTCAGCTCGTGAGCAAGGTCTTCACGCCCCGTCGCGTCGGTGAGCTCGAGCCGACCGTCCGCCGGATCACCGCCGAACGCCTCGCGGGCCTCGAGCCCGGCGACCAGATCGACCTCTTCGATCAGCTCGCGTCGGTCATGCCGATGGACGTGATCTCGACGATGCTCGGGATCCCGGAGTCCGATCGCGAGCAGGTCCGGAACGACACCAACACGTCGATGCACCGCGAGGCAGGGATGCTCGAGGTCCCGCCGGTCGCCCGGGAAGCGTCGGGCCGTGTCGCCGAATACTTCGTCGGCTTCATCAAGGAGCGCCAGGCACGTCCGCAGGACGACCTGATCTCGGCGCTGATCGGGAGCGAGCTGCGCGACGTCGAGACCGGCGAGATGACGAAGCTCTCGTTCGAGGAGCTGCTCGGCTTCTGCATCCTGCTCGGAAACGCAGGACACGAGACGACGGCCCGCCTGATCTGCAACAGCGCCGTCACCCTCTTCCGCCACCCGGACCAGCGCGCCGAGTTCGCGGCGAATCCCGCGATCCGGGAGAATGCCGTCGAGGAGATGCTCCGCTACGACCCGCCCTCCCAGGTCCAGGGGCGCTGGACGACGAAGCCGTGGACCCGACACGGGATCACGATCCCGGAGGACGTCCGAGTGCTCCTCCTGACCGGCGCCGCCCACCGGGACGAACGCCGATTCGAGAATCCCAACGGGTTCGACATCCACCGCGAGATCGACCGCACCGTCCACTTCGGGCAGGGCCACCACTTCTGCCTGGGCAAGAGCCTCGCGCGCCAGGAATGCCGGGTCGCGTTCGAAGAGCTGCTCGCGCGCTTCCCCGACTACGAGGTCGACGAGCCCAACCTCACGTGGAGCCACAACAACAACGTGCGCGGCTATGCGAAGGTGCCGATCCGACTCTGA
- a CDS encoding PilZ domain-containing protein, with product MEEDRRQSERVRCRIRCTVHVGDEQLTGCLLDVSEGGLCLLSPEAVQQHDSLRIHIDVPGLGRVTVSALAWHVRRVQGARSGKRAWAVGAALVKADPGYTSLLREEGILLEASEGNQDAAVGGVNAGDLTVFKVRVKKKNGPRSRLLSLTARDEAEARRLTLNDLDDSWSIVDVAAA from the coding sequence GTGGAAGAAGATCGCCGTCAGAGTGAGCGTGTGAGGTGCCGGATTCGCTGCACCGTCCACGTCGGCGACGAGCAGCTGACCGGCTGCCTGCTCGACGTGTCCGAGGGCGGCCTCTGCCTGCTCTCACCCGAAGCCGTCCAGCAGCACGATTCGCTCCGGATTCACATCGACGTCCCGGGCCTGGGTCGTGTCACGGTCAGCGCACTCGCCTGGCACGTCCGGCGTGTCCAGGGCGCCCGCAGCGGGAAACGAGCCTGGGCGGTCGGCGCGGCGCTCGTGAAAGCCGACCCCGGCTACACCTCGCTTCTCCGCGAGGAGGGGATCCTGCTCGAAGCGTCCGAGGGCAATCAGGATGCCGCGGTCGGTGGCGTGAACGCCGGGGACCTGACCGTTTTCAAGGTGCGCGTGAAGAAGAAGAACGGGCCGCGCTCGCGGCTGCTCAGCCTGACCGCGCGCGACGAGGCCGAAGCCAGACGGCTCACGCTGAACGATCTGGACGACTCCTGGTCGATCGTGGACGTGGCCGCGGCCTGA
- a CDS encoding nuclear transport factor 2 family protein: MSIRNDVQAVIDGILKGEILETFDRFYSDDVVMSENGVDERVGKASNREYEEAFVNGVTFHGAEVGEVLVDGDRSVVEWVFDLTPNGGDRVLQKQAAVQTWRDGRIVREVFYHG, encoded by the coding sequence ATGAGCATTCGAAACGACGTGCAGGCCGTGATCGACGGCATTCTGAAGGGCGAGATCCTGGAGACCTTCGACCGCTTCTATTCGGACGACGTGGTCATGAGCGAGAACGGCGTCGACGAGCGCGTCGGCAAGGCCTCGAACCGCGAGTACGAGGAAGCCTTCGTGAACGGCGTGACCTTCCACGGCGCCGAGGTCGGCGAGGTCCTGGTCGATGGCGACCGCTCGGTCGTCGAGTGGGTCTTCGACCTGACGCCGAACGGCGGGGACCGCGTCCTCCAGAAGCAGGCGGCGGTCCAGACCTGGCGTGATGGCCGGATCGTCCGCGAGGTCTTCTATCACGGCTAG